Within Flavobacterium pisciphilum, the genomic segment TTGGGAAAAATCAACACAAACAGATGTTGGTTTTGAAATTGGATTCTTAAACAGAATCTCTTTAGAAGCAGATTATTACCAAAAAGACACCGATGGATTACTTTTTGAAGTTCCGTTGCCTTTGAGCTCAGGAGAATCAACAATTAATAAAAACATTGGAAAAATTAGAAGTAATGGTTTTGAATTTACTTTAAACACAAAAAATATTGAAACCGAAAATTTCAAATGGAATACAAGCTTCAATATCACCACAAACAAATCCAAAGTAAAATCATTGCCAAATAATAATACTGATATTGTTACTGAATTTACCATCAACAGAATTGGAGAAAGCATTTCATCATTCTACTTAGTTGAATATGCAGGAGTAGATCCAGAAAATGGAGATGCCCTTTTTGTAAAAAACACTACAAACGCCGATGGAAGTATTGACAAGAGTACAACCAATGATTATAGCGAAGCAAAAAGAGTTATTACTGGAAATCCTTTTCCAACTTTAATGTCAGGTTTAACAAATACCATTGCTTATAAAGGCATCGATTTCTCACTTACATTTCAAGGAGAATGGGGTGCTAGCATTTATAATGCAGCAGGGAGATACCAATCTACAGCAGGTGACTATTTTGATAACCAAACATTAGATCAGTTAAATCGTTGGCAAAAACCAGGTGACATAACAAGTGTACCACAAGCTAGATTTGATTCATCAAATGGAACACAAGAATCTACACGTTATTTAGGAAAATCAGATTTTATTCGTTTGAGAAACATAACTTTAGGATATTCTTTACCTAAACAAGCAGTAAACGACATGGGAATGAGCAATTTAAGATTCTACATCACAGCTGTTAACTTACTAACTTTTACAAATTATGAAGGATCAGATCCAGAAGCCAGAAGAGATGATAATAATGCTATTGGGCAAGAATTTTACTCAGCTCCACCTGCAAGAACAATTGCTATGGGAGTAAATATTAATTTTTAAAACGAACAATGATGAAAACAAATAAAATATTTTTATATCTATTTTTCGTAGCCTTATTTGCAAGTTGCGAAAGTGAACTGAATATAGACCCTAAGCAAAGAGAAGATGCTTCAGAAACCTTAAGCACAGAAGGTGGTGTAATAAATGTACTTACTGGAACATATGCTTTGGCAGCAAACGGTAATGCTTATGGCGGAAGAATTTTGGTCTATGCTGATTTGCTAGGCGTTAGTGCCTCACTGAACACAACAGATCTTAGATGGAGAGGTAGTTTTGGAGAATTAAGACAGATGTACAATAAAACAATGTTGTCCGATAACGTAATTATTGAAGGCACCTATTCTAGATGTTACGAAATAATTAATGCATCAAATACAGTAATTGAAAATATAGACAAGGTCAAAGATCCAAATAAACAGGCAGTAATGATTGGTGAAGCCAATTTTTTACGATCTCTAGCCTATTTTGATTTGGTACGCTTTTTCGCAAAACCTTATGTGAGTGGCCAAGCCAATAATCAATTAGGAGTTGTAATTAGACCAAAAGCTATTTATGATTTTAGTGTTGACCTTTCAAAAGAAAGAAGTACTGTCGATGAAGTTTACAAAGTAATCATTGATGGTTTAAAACTTGCCTATACTAATCTACCTGACGAAAATAGCTTTTATGCTGATAAATATGCTGCAGGTGCATTACTAGCAAGAGTATATCTACAACAAGGCAATTATGATGAAGCAAGAAATGCTGCCAATGATGTTATCGAAAATAGCGGACATAAATTGTCTCAAACCTATGCAGCTGCTTTTAATCATGATACTGATCTAATAGAAGATGTATTTTCAATACAAATTACAAAACAAACAGGGGTAAATGATGCAAATACTTTTTATGCTTCAGAAAGTAATGGAGGTCGTGGTGGAGATTTTTCAATCAGAGATCATTATTTAGAAAAATTTAGTGATCCTGATGATAGAGCCACTTTTAATTATGTTGATGATGGAACGGGAAGAACACTAACATCTAAATTTATTGATCAGTTTGCAAATGTAGGCATCATTCGTTTAGCCGAAATGTACTTGATAAGAGCCGAAGCAAATTTTAGACAAGGAACTGCTCTTGGAAACACACCGCTTGATGATATTAATGTTATTAGAACAAGAGCAAAAGCAGATAATTTGTTAGCAATTACTCTAGATGATATTCTATTAGAACGTGAACTAGAATTAGGAATGGAAGGTTTCTTAATTCATGATATCAAAAGAACAGCACGTTCTATTGACATTAGTGAAGATGGTGACGGATCGGATTTGATTCTTTATGATGCCGATAATATGGTATTCCCAATACCATTAAAAGAAACGGATGCCAACAAAAAAATCACCCAGAATCCGGGATATAGTAAGTAACCAACAAAAAAACCATTCGTCGCGACGAATGGTTTTTTTTATATCGGTTAAAAGACCTCTATTTAAATTCTAAAATCATTCAATGATTTTTCGATAATTTCTAAACACTCATTAATTTGAGATTCAGTCATTACTAATGGTGGTGCTAATCTAATTTTGTTACCGTGAGTAGGTTTAGCCAATAAACCGTTATCTCTAAATTTAAGACAAATATCCCAAGCCAAATCAGAATCTTCTCCACAATTGATTACAATTGCATTCAATAATCCTTTACCACGAACAAGTGTAATTAAATTATTTCTTTTAGCAATCTCGTTTAAACCTTTTCTTAAAATGATTCCTAAACGTTCTGCATTTTCAGCAAGATTTTCATCTTTAATTACTTCAAGTGCAGCAATTGCTACAGCAGCAGCAACTGGGTTTCCACCAAAAGTAGATCCGTGTTGTCCCGGTTTAATAACATTCATAATTTCGTCGTTACACAAAACTGCAGAAACAGGATAAACTCCTCCAGAAATTGCTTTCCCTAAAATTAAAATATCAGGTTGTACATTTTCATGATTAACAGCTAATAATTTTCCTGTACGTGCAATTCCAGTCTGAACTTCATCTGCAATAAACAATACATTATGCTCTTCACATAATGCTTTTGCTTTAGCTAAATATCCTTCAGAAGGAACATAAACTCCAGCTTCACCTTGAATTGGTTCTACCAAAAATCCAGCAATATTTGTTGACGATTCTAAAGCCTTTTTAAGAGCCTCAAGATTATCGTATTCTATTTTTATAAATCCATCTGTAAATGGTCCGAAGTTTTTACGAGCAGTTTCATCATTAGAGAACGAAATAATTGTAGTTGTTCTACCATGAAAATTATTCTCACAAACAATAATTTGTGCCTGATTCTCTGGAATACCTTTAACTTCATAAGCCCATTTTCTACACACTTTAAGAGCCGTTTCAACAGCCTCAGCACCAGTATTCATCGGTAAAACTTTATCAAACCCAAAATATTTGGTTACAAACTCTTCATAAGGACCTAATTGATCATTATAAAAAGCACGCGAAGTCAATGTAAGCCTTTGAGCTTGATCAACCATTGCTTTCACAATTCTTGGATGACAATGACCTTGATTAACTGCTGAGTAAGCAGATAAGAAATCATAATATTTCTTTCCATCTACATCCCAAACATAAACACCTTCACCTCTTTCTATTACAACTGGAAGTGGGTGATAATTATGAGCTCCATACTTATTTTCTTTTTCAATCAAGATTTCTGATTTTGATGAAAGGTTTTGTTTTGTCTGCATGATTATTTATTTTTTTAAACTTAAGTTACAAAATTAGCCATTTTTATATATTTTGCAACAATAAAAAGTTATTATGACTTAAAATTTATTTATTTTACAGAAATATTAACTTTACAAGCATGAATTCAAGTCATTTTTAAATACAACTATTCTATTTAGTCCCCTATTTGAAAATCGCAAAAAATAATTACTTTTATAACTAACAGAAACAATCATTTTTAATTCAGAACGAAACAATGGATATATTAGACGAATTCGATATCAGCATCATAAAAGAGTTAGAAAAAGATGGCAGAATGGCCTTCTCCTCTATCGCTTCAACTCTGAAAATCTCGAACACAATGGTCCATCAACGAGTTAATAGACTAATTGATCATGGTATTCTAACTGGAATTAAACCTGTTGTAAATGAAAAAAAGATCGGTTATGACTGGGCATCCTTTACAGGAATTACACTCAACAAAGATTCAGACTCAGATCGCGTAATACAATCCTTAAAAGAAATCCCTGAAGTTACAGAATGTTATTTTGTAACAGGCTCATTTACGCTTTACATAAAAATCATAGCCAAGAACCATGAGCATATGAGAAAAATTCTCTACGAAAAAATTGATAGCATTCCTGGTATTGCAAAAACCGATTCGATTATAGAATTAGGTTGCGCTTTTAAGCGAAATATCACTTTATAATCAACCTTATAGACTAAAAATATGCGATTACAATTCCTTTTATCAGTTATTTTATTTTTCTGTAAATCAGTCTTGTTTTCGCAAACTACTGTTTCAAATCCATCCAAAAGTGATTTCTCAGGAACACTTTCTTTCTTAGCTTCAGATTGGATGGAAGGTCGTGGAAGTACTCAAAAAGGAGGTTTTATGGCTTCTGATTATATTGCTTCAATGATGGAACAATACCAATTAATTCCCTACAGTCCAAAATCAGGATATTTTCAAAACTTTAAAATCCGTGAGCACACTGTAAAAAAAACATCTTTTAAAATAATAAAAGGAGGCAAAGAAACACTTCTGCTGTCTCCAGAAAATGACTTTCAAGTCACACCAATTGAGCAATCAATACAAAAAGAAGCACAAATAGTTTTTGTTGGCTATGGGCTAAGTCTACCTAAAGAAGGTTATGACAATTATAAAAATCAAAATGTAAAGGGCAAAATTGTTGTTGTTTTAAAAGGATTTCCAGGACATCAGGATAGCACTTCAACTACATATCAGAAGTTTAAAAAATTATTCCCTGAAGAAAATAATCTCGAAGAAATCAAATTACAAACTGCCATCAATAAAAATGCAGTTGCTTTGATAATTATAGATGGGAACGAGAATTACAAACCTAAAAATGCTAAAGAAAACGAAGTTTTTCATTCATTAGAAAATCCTATTACAACATCTATCCCCGTTTTTAAATTCAGTAAATCTGCAGCCCAAAAACTTTTTTCAGGAAGCGGTATTTCAGTAGAATCAGCAGAAAAAAAACCAAGCATTGCTTCTACCCCATTGAAAAACACAACAGTTAATTTCTCCATTGAATTGCAATCTGAAACTTTTCCTGTTCGAAATGTTTTAGGAATGATTCAAGGAAGAGACACCACTAAAACCATTATTGTAGGGACGCATTATGATCATTTAGGAATTAAAAACGACACAATCTATAATGGTGCCGATGACAATGCTTCAGGAGTTTCAGGTATGTTAGCCTTAGCCAAAAACTGGTCAGAGTCAAAAATAAAACCACCATGTAATATCTTATTTGCTTCATGGACCGCAGAGGAAATGGGGCTTTTGGGAAGTCAATTTTACATTCAGAATTTTGATTTAAAAAACAAAAAAATAGTTCTCGCTATTAATATGGATATGATATCCAGAAGTGCACCAGAAGACAAAACCCAACGAATTTTAAGCATTGGAACTCAAGAAGGAAGCGATAACTTAAAAGAAATTATTAATGCTAGTAATAGCAACCTATCAAAACCGTTTACTCTTGATCTTTGGGAAACTAATGGACATACCGGAAGTGATTACGCCTCTTTTGCAGCAAAAGGAATTCCTATTATGACATATTTCAGCGGTTTTCATGAGGATTACCACTCGATGCGTGATATAGCCTCAAAAGTAGATTTAGATAAAATAAAAGATGTTCTTTATATTGTAAATACCTCTCTTTTAAAATTTATAGCAAATATGCCTTAACTAAACCAAAATAAAACCATGAAAAACCAGCAACTATTCAACTATTTGTCCAAAAAACAACTATTGATTTCACTTTTATTCATGAGCTGTATGCTTCAAGCGCAAGCACCTAAAGGAAAGCTATTCATAATTGGCGGAGGTGACCGATCTGACAATTTAATGAAGCAAGTAGTAAGCGTTGCCGATTTAGCAAAAAAAGATTACATCGTCGTTTTGCCGATGTCAAGTGAAGAACCTGATAGTTCATTTATCTTTTTTAAAACACAAATGCTAAAATTAACAGCTAACCCAATTGTGATGCTGAATTTTAATAAAGAAACTGCTCAAAATAAAACCTTGACAGACTCTTTGCAAAAAGCAAAACTAATTTTTATAAGCGGAGGTGATCAAACACGATTTATGAATATTGTTCAAAATACTCCCATAAAGACAGCAATACAAAAAGCATATCAAAACGGAAGTACAATTTCTGGAACAAGCGCTGGCGCAGCTGTAATGTCGGAGAAAATGATAACAGGAAATCAAAAATTGCAAAAAGAATACTCTGGAACTTTTGATAATATCAGACACGATAACCTAGAAACTTCGGAAGGTTTAGGATTAATAAAAACAGCTATTATCGATCAGCATTTTTTAAAGAGAAATCGCTACAATCGACTCCTAACCGCTTTAGTCGAATTTCCGACTTTAACTGGAATTGGAATCGATGAAGCTACTGCAATTATTGTTAGAAACAATCAAATTGAAGTTGCTGGAGATAGTGAAGTTATAGTAGTTAAGAATCCAAAAGGAATTATGAAAGCTAAAAACAACAACCTAATTTCAATAGAAAATCTGCAAATGAGCATTTATACTGCTGGCCAAAAATTTAATATCAAATAACTATGTTCAATTACCTAAAAATAATAAAACTAAGCTTTATTGTTTCTTGCATAAGCTTTCAGATTACTGCACAGAAAATAAATCCAAAAGAGATTGACCGACTAGAGAAATTAGCAGAACAGGTTACAATAATTCGTGATAATTGGGGCATTCCACATGTTTATGGAAAAACCGATGCTGATGCTGTCTTTGGATTGCTTTACGCACAGTGCGAAGATGATTTTAAACGAATCGAGATGAATTATATCGAAAAACTTGGACGCCTTTCAGAAATAAAAGGACAATCCGTTTTATACAATGACCTAGAAATTCGTCTTTTGATAGATGCACAAGAAGCAAAATCAGATTATAAAAAAGCACCAATCTGGCTCAAAAAACTTTTAAATAGTTATGCTGATGCTATCAATTTTTATCTATACAAACATCCTGAAGTAAAGCCAGCCTTATTGACTCATTTTGAACCATGGTTTCCTTTGCTCTGGACTGATGGAAGTATTGGAGCCATAAGTACAGCTGATCTTTCAACAGGGGAACTAAAAGCATTCTATTCCGGAAACAATGATAAAGTAGCTTATGTAGAAAGAGAAAAAAACGTGCAGACTGGTTCAAATGGTTTTGCCTTTTCTCCATCAAAAACTGTCGATGGAAATGCAATTCTATACATTAATCCACATACCACTTTTTACTTTAGACCAGAAGTTCAGGTAACAAGTGAAGAAGGCTTAAATGTATATGGAGCTGTAACATGGGGACAATTTTTTGTTTACCAAGGATTCAATGACAATTGTGGTTGGATGCACACATCATCAAATGTAGATGTTGCAGATATGTATGCAGAAAAAATCGTTCGTAAAAACAATAAAATATTTTATGAATTTGATAAAAAACTACTGCCTATTACCGAAAAACAAATCACAATAAATTATACTGAAAACGGGAAATTAATTCCAAAAAAATTCAAAACCTATTTTACCAATAACGGTCCGATTATGGCCAAACGTGATGGGAAATGGATTAGTTTAAAATCGAATAATCGATCGATGACGAGTCTTATTCAGAGTTGGGTAAGAACAAAATCTACCAATTTTGAAGAGTATAAAAAGGCAATGGATTTAAAAGCCAATACTTCTAACAATACTGTGTATGCAGACAGCAAAGGAAACATAGCCTACTGGCATGGGAATTTCATTCCAATAAGAGACAAAAAACTCAATTGGTCAAAGGTTGTTGATGGTTCAGTTTCATCAACACAATGGAAAGGCTTGCATGAAGTAAATGAAACAGTACATATATACAATCCAGTAAATGGCTGGCTTCAGAATTGTAATTCAACTCCTTATACAGTTGCAGGAGAAGACAGTCCAAAAAAAGAGAACTACCTTCCCTATATGGCGCCAGATGGAGAAAATTTTAGAGGTATAAACGCCGTTCGCCTATTTAGTAAAGGTGAGGATTATACCTTAGACAAAGTAATTGCTGAAGGTTATGACACTAAATTATCTATTTTCGAAATTTTAATTCCAAGTTTACTTACTGTATTTGAAAAAAACGTAAAACCTACAGATACAGAATATGCAGATTTAGCCGAATCAATTGCTATTCTAAAAAACTGGGATTATTATGCTGCGGAAAATTCTATAGCAACAACATTAGCTGTGGAATGGGCATATAAATTAGATCCAATTATCTTGAAAGCTTATATCGATGAAGGCGAATTAGATCAGGTTGAAAACACCAAGAACTTTGCAAAAAACGCAACAGCAAATCAACTAATACCACAATTACAATCGGTTTTAAAAGAACTTAAATCAAAATGGGGATCATGGAAAATAGCATGGGGCGAAGTAAACCGTTTTCAACGCTCTAATGGTGATATCGATTTAAAATATGACGATTCAAAACCAAGTTTACCAATTGCTTTTGGTCCAGGCTCATGGGGCAGCTTGCCTTCCTATAAAAGCAGTTATCAAAATGACTCTAAAAAACGTTATGGATATAATGGTAATAGTTTTGTTTGCGCTGTAGAATTTGGTCCTAAAATAAAAGCAAAATCACTACTGGCGGGAGGAAACAGTGGTGATCCATCCTCAAAACATTTTGCCGATCAAGCCGAAATGTATCAAAAGGGGGCGTTTAAAAAAGTCTTATTTTACAAAGAAGATGTTGTTAAAAATGCCGAAAAAACATATCATCCGGGTAAATAATTTTACCCCTAACCATCAGCTTACAAAAAACTTAGAAGAAATGTATTTTTGAAATTTTTTTGTAACATAAAATTTTTAATATTTGTTTAAATTTATAAAACCATGAAAACATTACCCCTTCTCTTACTTACTACTATCCTTTTTTCTAATATTATGAGCGCACAATTAAAACCAGTAAAATATACCGATGGAAGTCAGGTTTTAAATGGACTAGCCATTAATCCAACAACAAAAAGCAATGAAAACCCAGGAATTTTAATCCTTCCCGCTTGGAAAGGTATTGATAATGCATCCAAAGAAATTGCCGAAAATTTAGCCAACCTAGGGTATCATGTTTTTATTGCAGATATCTACGGACAAGGAAACTATCCTAACGACAATACAGAAGCTGGTAAACTATCTGGATATTACAAGAGTAATTTTAGTATTTATCAAAAGAGAATTAACCTAGCCTTACAACAATTAGTAAAATCGGGAGCCAATGTGAATAATACTGTTGTAATTGGGTATTGTTTTGGAGGAACAGGCGCTCTTGAAGCTGCAAGAGGGCATCTTAATGTACAAGGAGTTGTTTCTTTTCATGGTGGCTTAGGAAAAGACATTAAACGACCTGCTCAACCTATTACTACAAAAGTATTGGTTTGCCACGGTGCTGATGATCCTTACGAGTCAAAAGAAGAAATCAATGCTTTTCAACAAGAAATGCGTGATACCAAATCCGATTGGCAAATGATTTATTATGCAAATGCTGTACACTCATTTACTAATCCTGAAGCTGGAAATGATAATTCTAAAGGAGCAGCTTATAATGAAAAAGCGGCCAAACGTTCATTCGAACATTTAAAAAATTTCTTAAATGAAGTCTTAAAAAAATAACCATAACTATCTCAAACCAAAAAATACCAAACCAAATTTTTTATGTCAAAAAGCGCTTTAAGAAAAGACAAAACCTGCCTGAATTGCAGACACGTTGTTGATCAAAAATTCTGCCCCAACTGTGGACAAGAAAACACTGATACTCGAAAAACATTCCACCATTTATTCATTCATTTTTTTGAAGATTTAACGCATTACGAAAATGCTTTTTGGCGCACAATTAGAAACCTTTTATTTAAACCAGCTGCTCTAACCAAAGAATATCTTTCGGGAAAACGCTTGTCTTATTTGGCACCTGTTCGATTATACATTTTCATCAGTTTTGTTACTTTTCTTTTAATTGCATTATTTCCCACTCGCATCACAGAAGACATTACTAAAGGCGAAAAAGAAATTACTTTACATATAAATAAAGTAAATAAGGAGGATCATAAAATAAATACAAACCCCGAGTACTTCCGATTGAAACCGATGAAAGAAATTGATTCTATCCAAAAATTTGGAAAAGAAAAAGATAAACTTTCTGAGTTTGGGTATTGGGCATATAAAAAGGCTTCAGGCGTTACTGAACATTATACCAAGAAAGAGATTATTAATAAATTCATGGAATCTTTTTTCCATAATATTCCTAAAATCCTCTTTATAATAATGCCGTTTTTTGCATTCTTTTTATGGATCTTTCATAACAAAAAGAAATGGTATTATTTTGATCATGGAATTTTCACTTTGCATTACTTTTCTTTTCTTCTCTTAATTTTTCTGATTTTATTTTTAATGAATAAAATCACTTCCTCTTTTGAAGAATATGCTGTGGTTAATTTAATTACAATACTAGTAAACACTGTTGGAATAGTTTGGATGTCTTATTATTTTTATCCTGCACATCATCGTTTTTATGGAGAAACTAGATTCGTGTCATTTATCAAAAGTGTTATTTTATTTTTCATAAACTTCCTTTTTGTTCTATTTATACTTATCTTTTACATTCTTTACACATTTATCAATTTACACTAATCAAGAAATGAAAAAAATCTTAATTCTATTATTAATTGCTTCGGCATTTTCTTGCAAAAACACTAAAAACGTAGTTGCGAAAGACAATTCGGATCCAACCAAATATATGAATACCATTACAGCTGCCGAATTAAAAAAGCATCTTTATATTGTGGCTTCAGATGAAATGGAAGGAAGAGATACTGGCTCAAAAGGGCAGAAAAAAGCGGGTGTTTATCTTATAGATCAATACAAAAAAGATAAAGTTACTTTTCCTAAAGGAGCAACTGATTACTACCAACACATTCCTGCATCCTACTTAAATGCCAAAAGAAATCAAAATCTACCCGATTCTGAAAACATTTGGGCTTATATTGAAGGTACTGAGAAACCAGATGAAATATTAGTTATTTCAGCACATTACGACCATGTAGGTATGAAAAATGGTGAAGTATTTAATGGTGCCGACGATGATGGATCTGGAACTGTAGCCCTACTTGAAATGGCTCAGGCATTTACTAAAGCAAAGAAAGATGGTCATGGACCAAAACGTTCTATCCTTTTCTTGCATGTAACTGGTGAAGAGCACGGCCTACATGGTTCACGTTTCTATTCAGAAAACCCATTGTTTCCTATCGCAAATACAATAGCTGATATTAATATTGACATGATTGGACGTCGCGATGTTGAACACGCAAATACAAACAATTACGTATATGTAATTGGTGCTGACAGACTTTCTAGCGATTTACATAATATTGTAGTAGCTCAAAACGAAAAATACACCAAGGTTGATTTGGATTTCAAATTCAATGACCCAAAAGATCCAAATCATTTTTATGAGCGTTCAGATCACTATAATTTTGCTAAACTTGGTATTCCATCTGTGTTTTTATTTAATGGCGTTCACGAAGACTACCATAGAAAAGGGGATAAACCAGAAAAAATCGAATACGACGCTTTAACAAAAAGAACCCAACTAGCATTTGTAATAGCTTGGGATCTGGCAAACAGAGAAAACAGACCTGTAGTTGATAAGAAGTAACTGAGGTTCTGAGGTTCTGAGGTTCTGAGGTTCTGAGGTTCTGAGGTTCTGAGGTTCTGAGGTTCTGAGGTTCTGAGGTTCTGAGGTTCTGAGGTTCTGAGGTTCTGAGGTTCTGAGGTTAAAAAAAGGATGAGTAAATACTCATCCTTTTTTTTATTCCTAATTTTTATTTCTTTACAAATTCTTCTGTTGTAAGCTGGTCTGCAAAATGATGTACAATTTCTTTTAGCATATAATCTTGTTGTTTTTTATTAAAAGCTGCCGTAGCATCACTAATAATAAACGTATTGTATCCTATGTCGTGAGCTTCACGCATAGTACTTTCTACACAAACATGGGTTGCATAGCCAACTAGGTATATATTCTCAATTTTATTATTTCTCAAGTAGGCATCTAAATTTGACCCTGCAAATCCACTTGCTCCCACTCTACCAGTAACAACAAATTCTTTTTCTAAAGGCTTAACCGTTTCATAAAATTGTGATCCAAATTCATTTATCGGAAAAGTTCCTGCTTGCGGAATTGCTTTGCGTAAACCACTTTTCCCATTTGCCAGTTCTGGATACCCTTTTTCAAAACGCAATCCAACATGAATCACACTTAAATCATTTTCTCTTGCATACTGAAGTGCTTTTTCAATATTGGTAATTGAATTCTTCATCATCTTATCATCTGTAACTAAGTTTTTCCTCAACTTCCCATCTGGATGCATCCATTCATTTTGAGTCTCAATTAATACCAATGCCGATTTTTCTTTTGTCTGACTATTCATCATGCTTGTATTTATTAGTAGTATTATCAGGATTATTATTTTCATCATTTATAAATTTAAAGGATTAGGTATGTGCTCATTTGAAACTTTTGCAACAGCTCTCCACCCATTCTCAAGTTTTAAAAGTGAAATGTAATCCGTTATTATATGCTCTCCTTTTCTAAAAAGCTGGACTTTTACCACCGCTGCCTTTCCGGTTACATCTATCAGATCAAACTTATATTCGAGGTTTCTGTCTCCTGATTTTATTTTTTCAGGATCATTTTTATATTTTTCAACTATTTTAATCCAAACAGGAAGTTCCAATTTTTTCAAATTTGTACCATCAGCAATTAATATTGCAAAATCAGGATGGAACCCATTACGGATTTGTTCAATATTTAAATCGTTTAACACGCCGTTTAAAAAAGTAGTTTCGATTAATGTTTTCAAATCCTGCTGCTCAGCACTTGTTATCGCTTTATCATTGCTTAACACCCAACTATCATGCAACCACTTTTCTGTAATACGCTTTCCAGCTGCATTATCCCACTTAATGTTACGCTCAAAAGTAATAATCGAACCATCAAAGCCTACAATTACCCAACAATAGTCATTTGTAGAAGCACGATAACATTTATACTTCATTCCACTTATTGTGATTTCTTTGCCATCAACAAAAATCTTCTCATCATGTTGTTCTATCCAAAGATTCTTCAACTCACTCGCTAAAGAAGTATCCAATTGCTTCAAAAACTTATCAGCTATCTTTTTTGTTTCATTCTTTG encodes:
- a CDS encoding penicillin acylase family protein, with protein sequence MFNYLKIIKLSFIVSCISFQITAQKINPKEIDRLEKLAEQVTIIRDNWGIPHVYGKTDADAVFGLLYAQCEDDFKRIEMNYIEKLGRLSEIKGQSVLYNDLEIRLLIDAQEAKSDYKKAPIWLKKLLNSYADAINFYLYKHPEVKPALLTHFEPWFPLLWTDGSIGAISTADLSTGELKAFYSGNNDKVAYVEREKNVQTGSNGFAFSPSKTVDGNAILYINPHTTFYFRPEVQVTSEEGLNVYGAVTWGQFFVYQGFNDNCGWMHTSSNVDVADMYAEKIVRKNNKIFYEFDKKLLPITEKQITINYTENGKLIPKKFKTYFTNNGPIMAKRDGKWISLKSNNRSMTSLIQSWVRTKSTNFEEYKKAMDLKANTSNNTVYADSKGNIAYWHGNFIPIRDKKLNWSKVVDGSVSSTQWKGLHEVNETVHIYNPVNGWLQNCNSTPYTVAGEDSPKKENYLPYMAPDGENFRGINAVRLFSKGEDYTLDKVIAEGYDTKLSIFEILIPSLLTVFEKNVKPTDTEYADLAESIAILKNWDYYAAENSIATTLAVEWAYKLDPIILKAYIDEGELDQVENTKNFAKNATANQLIPQLQSVLKELKSKWGSWKIAWGEVNRFQRSNGDIDLKYDDSKPSLPIAFGPGSWGSLPSYKSSYQNDSKKRYGYNGNSFVCAVEFGPKIKAKSLLAGGNSGDPSSKHFADQAEMYQKGAFKKVLFYKEDVVKNAEKTYHPGK
- a CDS encoding nuclear transport factor 2 family protein, with protein sequence MKRLLLITTAMIMMSFKPVAQEKTPVQADYLKEFEKHVRIPSGYYFYSAKKVIVDKESALLFRYQKDKNGNKNGEHFSFVVSENQKQILGFTYMDKKFSNSKMISKNETKKIADKFLKQLDTSLASELKNLWIEQHDEKIFVDGKEITISGMKYKCYRASTNDYCWVIVGFDGSIITFERNIKWDNAAGKRITEKWLHDSWVLSNDKAITSAEQQDLKTLIETTFLNGVLNDLNIEQIRNGFHPDFAILIADGTNLKKLELPVWIKIVEKYKNDPEKIKSGDRNLEYKFDLIDVTGKAAVVKVQLFRKGEHIITDYISLLKLENGWRAVAKVSNEHIPNPLNL
- a CDS encoding M28 family peptidase, yielding MKKILILLLIASAFSCKNTKNVVAKDNSDPTKYMNTITAAELKKHLYIVASDEMEGRDTGSKGQKKAGVYLIDQYKKDKVTFPKGATDYYQHIPASYLNAKRNQNLPDSENIWAYIEGTEKPDEILVISAHYDHVGMKNGEVFNGADDDGSGTVALLEMAQAFTKAKKDGHGPKRSILFLHVTGEEHGLHGSRFYSENPLFPIANTIADINIDMIGRRDVEHANTNNYVYVIGADRLSSDLHNIVVAQNEKYTKVDLDFKFNDPKDPNHFYERSDHYNFAKLGIPSVFLFNGVHEDYHRKGDKPEKIEYDALTKRTQLAFVIAWDLANRENRPVVDKK
- a CDS encoding DUF3667 domain-containing protein; the protein is MSKSALRKDKTCLNCRHVVDQKFCPNCGQENTDTRKTFHHLFIHFFEDLTHYENAFWRTIRNLLFKPAALTKEYLSGKRLSYLAPVRLYIFISFVTFLLIALFPTRITEDITKGEKEITLHINKVNKEDHKINTNPEYFRLKPMKEIDSIQKFGKEKDKLSEFGYWAYKKASGVTEHYTKKEIINKFMESFFHNIPKILFIIMPFFAFFLWIFHNKKKWYYFDHGIFTLHYFSFLLLIFLILFLMNKITSSFEEYAVVNLITILVNTVGIVWMSYYFYPAHHRFYGETRFVSFIKSVILFFINFLFVLFILIFYILYTFINLH
- a CDS encoding cysteine hydrolase yields the protein MMKIIILIILLINTSMMNSQTKEKSALVLIETQNEWMHPDGKLRKNLVTDDKMMKNSITNIEKALQYARENDLSVIHVGLRFEKGYPELANGKSGLRKAIPQAGTFPINEFGSQFYETVKPLEKEFVVTGRVGASGFAGSNLDAYLRNNKIENIYLVGYATHVCVESTMREAHDIGYNTFIISDATAAFNKKQQDYMLKEIVHHFADQLTTEEFVKK
- a CDS encoding dienelactone hydrolase family protein; this translates as MKTLPLLLLTTILFSNIMSAQLKPVKYTDGSQVLNGLAINPTTKSNENPGILILPAWKGIDNASKEIAENLANLGYHVFIADIYGQGNYPNDNTEAGKLSGYYKSNFSIYQKRINLALQQLVKSGANVNNTVVIGYCFGGTGALEAARGHLNVQGVVSFHGGLGKDIKRPAQPITTKVLVCHGADDPYESKEEINAFQQEMRDTKSDWQMIYYANAVHSFTNPEAGNDNSKGAAYNEKAAKRSFEHLKNFLNEVLKK